The DNA segment TTTGGCAACTGGTCTGACTGGTACGACAATGAAATACAAGGTGGTATATTAACATGTATCACCTAATATCACTGAGAAATAATAAATAATGGCTGGTCATGGGCCATGTAGGTCGGTGCCAATCTTTAGTGGGGCTGATAAGTATCAGTTAATGTGTACCATCCTGATCTTTAACTCTCAAGAGTTGTTTTCTACTTTTTATGCTTACATTAGTTTTTCATACTTGTGTTTCTCTCATTTGAAACTTATGTCATGATTTTGTATCATCTAATTATCCATCTAAACTTTAGTtttactttgctttcactatcATGTAGAAGTTCAGTTATTTAGAAGTTTTGTTAGTCATATTTTACTGATGTACTAGAGAAGAAAAAACATTATAAGATTTAAGTGCCCAACTTATATGGTTTATCAAGAAATGCTGCTGGCCTTATAATAGCATAGCACTCAAGCAGGTATACCCATCTTTTTCAGGTTTCTTTGTTCCAACGTCCTAGGTCACTTCAGTGACTTTCTTTGCTAGCCAACATTGCATGCCTTTTCTCAATTAACTAACATTTTTCCAATATTCTCATTTGGCTTCTGATTTTGCTTATATGTAGCTTACAAGACTTTGTTAGTTATAAGAATATAAATGATGTTGTTTAATTAAACTAAAAACAattattgattttagaaaatCTGTCCAGGTCGCGGTGTTTTACTTCCATGACCAGTTTACATTGATAAAGGGGATTGGACTTCTTATAATCATTACCGGTGTCAGTTTATTCAACTGCTATAAGTAAGTAAACAACTTATTTTTTGGTTTGTGGAAATATGCATTTTTTTAATGTTGCTTATAATTCATAGTGCTAGTTCATAATAATTAGTGCAATCATCTATGTTCATGATGATTATTAGCTGAATTTGGATATGCTTTATTCATTCTTTTCCTGCTTAGCATTCCCAAACCTAAATCTGAAACTCTGACTACTATTGTCATTCATTTTTGAGATAATTGTAGTCTTTCTAGCTCTCCAATtctatgtgtatatataaatttttactaATGCTAACTACTATATCATCCTTTAAGCCCATGAATTTAGTGACTACCAAATACAGTTATTGGGTATATGTAATACTCGAAGGTGGATCAGTATCATATATGAGAATCATTTATCTTGATATTAAACCCAAGTGAACCAACAATTGGTCCTAAAGCATCACTGCTAAGTATGGATGCCTGTGTTGCTGTTATTGCTTGAGCTTGAAGGATCAGGATACTAATTATGGGCTGCTGAAACCTCAATGTGAAATGGGGCTTTGCCCCAGTTACCCTAAAAGAAGTTAATGTGTAACTAATTAAAAGAATCATTTCTATCAAATTGTAAGAACTTTTGGCACTGGTTCAAACTCATAGATACTCTCATCATAGTAGCATTAACACTTCATTTCCATAAGGAAGAGAAAATCCCAGCAGATTCCTTCAATGTGCGAAATACTAAATAGACTACTCTTAAGTCAGTCACATGGACTTTATGCATCTTAATTTGTCGTAAAAACTTacatcaagtttgaatccattaaaTTGTTTTATCTTTAATTTATCACTACCTTGATATTTCAGATATGAAAAACTGAAGAAGGGTCAGCCAAGGGAAAATGAAGAAACCATATCTCCAAGTCCCAGGGGAGCAGCAAAATATGTCATCCTTGATGACATGGAACTTCTACATGATGAAAATTGAATCACACAGTACAATCAGATATCCAATTTGAAACTGGTGAGGACCTTTGCACGTATCTAAAGCAGCAATTTTTTTCATGCTTGAGTTTCAGGTTAACCATTTCTTTATgcggttcattaatttgtttgaTTCATTTTTTAGGCTTCCTTTCCCTGTAGCATCTGTGGATCTTTACTTGCATTAAATTGTATGTAATTGTACCTTTATTTCTGCTACATGTAACAATTATATTGGGGGGCAAAAGAACagatttttacctttttcttctgGGCCGAGGATATCTACATAGAGACACCGAGGCAGACCTGAAACCTGCTCTTGACTAACTTTGATTTTCCTGTTCCTATCTATCCATCAATTGAAGTTTAGATGGAACTCATACTGCTTGACACCAGAATATTCACTAATTCCACACCAAAAAGAAGTATGACCTAAATGCTAATAgcatttatatcaatttttatgcCATATGATCTTACCTGTGTAGAATGCAATGCATCTATTTCCCCTTCCCAGTGTCATCTTCATCCTAAAGATCTTTCTTTCAAGATTTTTAAAGTATATTTATATCTTTTAGGAAGTAGTTTGCAATCGTCTAAACTTGCTCCCATGTAGGTGCATATACAAAGATACAATGATGGGGTAAGTGTTCTGAAGCTATAATCATTTTGGCTGTGCACCATAGTCAATATAATTTGTGAGAAACCTATACCAATGTTCAATATTCATTATGATCTAAAATGTTATTTGCACTTTATAACACTGGTAATTAGACCATTCTTCGTCGATCAGTATATAGCATTTCGTATGATTGAATAAAATATGTTGCTTGATCGATTCTTAGAAAAGAGCAAATCACTTTGGGCTATATATGATTATGATATGCTGAACATGATGCACAATGACCAATTTTTATCACCTGAATGGATTTTGGACAACTCCTTGCTGAATTGTTTTTGCTGTCACCACATCAGAAATTTGTGCTCAGTGATTCATTGTAGGCCAATACCGAATGTCATTTTGATGTTACAAAAGTTTTCACTTCCCacctgataaaaaaaattaaaataacatcATAATACAACCTGCTGTTAATTGAACTGCTACTATTATTTATGGTGCTATCTCATGCCAGGTTGCCATAGTTGAGCGTCTGGACTATCTAGCTAACTGGAGTTCTCATTGATAGTATCATTTGTAACGGAAGGATTGCCACTAATCTTATATTATATCATCTTTTGCTAGAACTTCTGAATTTTGTTACCATGTATCTTTTGATTTATACATTTCATTGCCAAGTACAGTCGTTTGTTTTGATCAACTTGTCCACCATAATTAAAATACTTTATTTGTTAAGTACCTAACTTCGTTTGGAAAGTCACATTTTTGACTTAAGGATTTGGTGATGGTTCACCTGATTCAAGTTTTGCTATAATCTGTTCCATCTGCCAGATAATGATTATCCTCAAAACTTGGTGTCCAGAGGCATCCATGCTCTTCCAGGTTCTTTAGGATGTGCCGGACTGCAGGTTtgctgattgtctcatcaaattgtGTTTGCACCATGGAAGTCGTAGACAGCATATGGAACTCCCGTGCTGTTGATCGGTTTGAATCGTCTTCTTCTTCTAACATATTATCATGCCATTTGGTGCCTTCTTATCTTTGTTCAACTCTTTTAGAGCAAGAAGCTTTATATCGTGGTATCGTCTCTTTTTTCGAGTACCTACATCCCAAGCAACAGCAAGTTGAAGAAACAACCACGCAACATGGGGTCATCAAGCAAAAGGAAAGTCTGCTTTCGCCGGTTTATGTGTGGGAGACTGCTTCTTACTGTAGAAAAATTCTTATTAGGATAGATTGATGGACCAAAAATGTCATGCAAGTTCTTTTTAGTTCTCTAGGGTTGAATATTTTTAGGAAAACATTGAGGAAGATCAGtatttatttactttttattATAAGGAAATATGTTTTTCACTTATTTATTAGATAAAAACTCAAAGAAAAACGTGCCTTTGTTCTCCTTTCCGACATCCCATACAGGGATttgttgtgtatatatatatatatatatatatatatatatatatatatatagatcctTTTGAAGAACAGTCTAAAAATTATAAATGCATCATACAACTCATTTAATATTTTTGTCTAGCCTTTTCCTCCATGTTTAATTATGTATGAAAGAATTTACAAtatattttagaatatattatCTTGTTACCTGTAATATAAATTTTCTAATGAGTATCTGATTGATTCACGAACGAGTTATGGTCTGTCGATTGGGCGCAGGATGTTTGACGAATGCCTCCTCACTAGATAGAACATCGGGAGAGAAAGCTCCTAATCTGTCAAATTATAGAAGCCTAATTTGATGGTAAAGACAATTAAACTGCGACGTGTCAAACCCATGTATATGCCTACTTATCCATGTTTGACATTGCACGCTGATGATAAAGGGGTTTAATACCGCAGCTTCGgtttttatttaattatcataCAGGGCGTTATACTGATGACGTGGGACGGCGCACGCGAAAGGCAGGTGCCATAAAACCCTATTACCTCCATGCTCGGGTGCGTAGTGTGTATATAAATAAGCCTCTTCTCCAAGGGCCGCCCTTCGCCGCTCCAGTTCTTCCGCGCCGTCTCCCTGTCTCCAAACCCTAACTCGGGAGAGACGAAATGGTACGCTTATCTCTCTCTCGGCGCCATCTCCTTCCGAGAATTCGATTTTTTTAGCTTCCATGTCTGCAAATAATTCATAGTTCTACGTTGTTGGATCACGAACTAGCCGTCGATGTCTCTTCTTTTCCTCCGGTCATGCTGCAAAAGTCCTCCTTTTATGAAGAATCTGAGATTTTTGGAGTGTTGTGTTTCCGATCTTACTTGTTTTGCCTTCTTTAGTTATTTGTTAACCATTTCACGCGTGGAGTTTCGTCTTCCAGGCCCCAAAAAAAGGTGGGAAGGCACCCGTTCCGGCCAAGAAGAAGCCGGTAATGTCATTCTTCTTATTCTTGTCTATATTTCTAGTAAAATTttgcattttgtttttttttgttcatgTCTTCCCTCGAGTAATTGTTTCCTATTACCGATTGCTGGTGTTTGTATTTCAGGAGAAAGTCGTGAACCCTTTGTTCGAGAAGCGCCCGAAGCAATTTGGAATCGGAGGGGCATTGCCACCGAAGAGGGATCTGCATCGGTTCGTGAAATGGCCAAAGGTTGTCCGGATTCAGAGGCAAAAGCGGATATTGAAGCAGCGGCTGAAGGTCCCGCCGGCGTTGAACCAGTTCACTCGGACTTTGGACAAGAACCTTGGTGATTAAAAATCTCTCTTCTTTATCTTCCATTTTCTGCAGTTTTAACTTGCTTGGTTGAATCATCTAGCTAATAAAACCATTTTTGGCATCATTTGTTagagaaaagaagaaatatatCTTCAGTTGGTTGGTTTTTATCCTGCTTAATTACTGACTTAGGAGCTGCCAAACAGGaaggtggttttttttttttttggttgttaGCACTATCGATGCTTTCTTGACAGCTGATTGGTACAATTGCTTATGCATTTATGAGATAATCAAGTCTGTGTTATTTCATCATCCGTATTTTTCTCTCAGCTTGATGTTGTTCATTGTGAATATGCTGATCAAGCTTTGTTTTAGTTCAGGAATGGTGTTCTTTCAACATGTTGTCTCAACTCTCGAATTTTAATTATCCATGTATATGTttcatttagcaaactcacaTTTGTCTTCCTGCAtcattcttttatcttttttaacaTAATCTATATCGAGCTACCTGCAATTCTGCATCATTTATTTAACAACTTAATAAAACTGCATCAGATCTTTCTGGGTATATGgtttatttgaaaatagacaCAATTGTAAGGTTGAGAACTAGCATGTAAATTACAATTTAGACAACCATGGAGGAAGGTTCATTATGGGTGTCAATAAATAGCACAGGCTTTCTTAGCTTGGTGGAATGAGTAATCATGGAAGGAAGGAGAGACAGCTTTGAGCTTGAAAGTACATCTATTTGAAAAGGTAAGAATATACCTTTTCAGGATTTATTAATTCTGAATCGTGTGAGTATAACCAACTTTTCAAAAATTTGCACAATGAAATTAACATCTGATCTGTGCTTCATTGATGCAACAAGGTACGAATACTTTTACATGGTTTAAGTTTAATTGATCTGGAGTCAGTCTAGTTCTACTATGGAGATATAATAGTTATGATTTATTATTGTAATTATATATGAGAGTGAAAAATGACAAATGTTTTTATTATGCTAGgacatttaataattttaaagatGGTGGCCAATTGGCACACTTCTAATCACAAttcatcagtttttttttttgagtgaTTCTCAAGGGAACTTACAttgtaagtaaaaaaaaaagggcaACAACTGATAAGACTAACGGGGTATATCATGCTACTGTTCCTGTGTATTGTTTGATGTGCCCTGATTTGAGTAAAGCCAATGTTTATTTTGTggcatattattttaaaattttagattttgatgggATCAGTTGGATTCTGCTTGACACAATTGGATCCAGAATTCCAATCCAGAGCAGTTGCTTCCAGTCAGTTTGGCCAGTATTCATAATTGCAGTTGTTGAGATTGATTTACGCAACTTTTAACCATGTTGGCCTGTCATCTTCTGAGTTCTGGTTGTTTTTTTTCTGATCCTGTATTGCttcaataaatttttaatatggtTCCACATGATTTCCAGTTGGTTGTCACCATTTTCTCAACAATACTGACCAATTTTGGCATTTTTTAGCCAACACCTGGTCTATGTAAGAGGAAAAGAAGATTTCTCCTGCAATCGGAGGTGTTGGATCCTGATGTTAAATATTATGGCAAATAAAGAACATGATctgattttaattaaattttttgtATGATGGTTCAGTTTTAGGAATAGATTACAaacattttttaataataaatggtTGTAACATGTGTTTACCCAACCCCAAGTAGTGGGAACTTTATGGTGCATAACACGGTTGTTGCTGTTGTcgtataataaaaatatcttatctgaTTATGTTTTTTTTGTGTAATAGGAGATGAAAAGTTATATAGTGGGCCTTGGTATTTGTAACTTGTACTTATTTTATGCCCAAATTATTGCTATTTCAATCTTATTCTGATTATCTACTACATCCTAATGTTAGGAACCATATGCATTTGTCTTTGTTTTGATTTGTCATTGTGGACAAGGAGATGCTTTGAATTGTTGGGCTTATTTATTTTTACATAATTTAAGCCTAGAgtgtcatattttttttctttggcatGTTTCTTGACTTGTGATACTTCTTTCTGGTAGATCTGATTGTTGCAACACAAGGATTCATGCTTAAATAAGATTGCAATATCTGGTCTCTATATATCATCACATATTACGGATGGGGCTGTCTTTAAAATCTTTCTGCAGCTACAAATCTCTTCAAGATGCTTCTCAAGTACAGGCCTGAAGACCGAGCTGCAAAGAAGGAAAGGCTTCTGAAGAGGGCACAAGCTGAGGCTGAAGGGAAGACTGTTGAAGTTAAGAAGCCTATTGTTGTCAAGTATGGGCTCAATCATGTCACCTATCTTATTGAGCAGGTTTGTTTTATTTTCCCTTCTCCGTTGGATTTACCGTTGCAGATTTATATTTGGTCTACCTCACCTAATCATCTAGATAAACAAAGTTCAAGTATAGTAGAAAAAGAAATTAGAACTTGTTGAGAGTGTGAACTTCACTTCTTGATGCCTCTGCTTGTAGAACAAGGCACAGTTGGTGGTCATCGCTCATGATGTGGACCCAATCGAGCTTGTGGTTTGGCTTCCTGCATTATGCAGGAAGATGGAGATCCCCTACTGTATCGTCAAAGGGAAAGCCCGTTTGGGAGCGGTTGGTGCCTTGCCTTTGCTGTTGAAATTCTGCTAAAACTTCAGAGCGAACCAACACATTCTCATGTGCTGACACAGATTTAATCCgttcaaattatttattttagatcgtACACAAGAAAACCGCATCAGTCCTGTGTCTGACCACCGTGAAGAACGAGGACAAATTGGAATTCAGCAAGATTCTGGAGGCCATTAAGGTGAATCGATGACCCAACAGTCATGCAACTTCATTTGTTTGCTGTTTGTAGTGTGTTTTCCATACTGATTCTACTTCTCCTTTCAGGCCAACTTCAATGATAAGTTTGATGAGATCAGGAGGAAGTGGGGTGGTGGAATAATGGGTTCCAAATCTCAGGCCAAAAGTAAGGCCAAGGAGAAGTTGCTAGCCAAGGAAGCTGCCCAGAGGCTGACCTAGGTCTCATCGTGTTGTTGTCCATGGTGCTATCAGATTCCGTCCTGTGGAATTTTTGCTTAAATTCTTTGACTGAAATCACTGGAGAGTATTCTGGATCTTTAGATGGTGGATAATGTGCTTGTTTACTTGGGACTTTT comes from the Musa acuminata AAA Group cultivar baxijiao chromosome BXJ1-10, Cavendish_Baxijiao_AAA, whole genome shotgun sequence genome and includes:
- the LOC135595626 gene encoding large ribosomal subunit protein eL8y-like codes for the protein MAPKKGGKAPVPAKKKPEKVVNPLFEKRPKQFGIGGALPPKRDLHRFVKWPKVVRIQRQKRILKQRLKVPPALNQFTRTLDKNLATNLFKMLLKYRPEDRAAKKERLLKRAQAEAEGKTVEVKKPIVVKYGLNHVTYLIEQNKAQLVVIAHDVDPIELVVWLPALCRKMEIPYCIVKGKARLGAIVHKKTASVLCLTTVKNEDKLEFSKILEAIKANFNDKFDEIRRKWGGGIMGSKSQAKSKAKEKLLAKEAAQRLT